Below is a genomic region from Primulina eburnea isolate SZY01 chromosome 9, ASM2296580v1, whole genome shotgun sequence.
ATAGCATTTTTGAGAAGACGCTGGTAGTCTGGACAAAAGTTGAAGAGCTTCAGTCCTCCATTGATGGAGGAGTGGGCGTTACTGCTAAGGAGATGTCACTCCTGAAGAAATATCAGTTACTCCTTTATGTCGCTGATGCATCATACGCCTTCTCTGATGATGGCGTTTACCTCCTCATGCTCTTAAAAGAGCTGAGGACTCTGAGGAAGATTGCTTCCTCAGATGACTTTTTACGTACCTCCACCGATAAGCTGACCACTTGGTTGTGCAACTGGTTGAGGGCGATAGAAGATGAAATTAGGGATGTACGATGCCGATTGttttaatgaaatatttttattttgtattacTGACCGTTTCTTTATATTTTCTGCAATACAAACTGAACAAACACAAGAACTAAAATACATCaacataaatcaattaatctaAGCATATTGCGAAAAGGAGAAAACTTTGCCTCTGGTAATGGTTTTTTGAAGATATCGGCAGTTTGATGATCTGTATGAACATATTCAAGCCGTATTTCTTTCTTCATGAAATATTCTCGGATGAAGTGATGTCTtatatcaatatgttttgtccgAGAGTGCATAACTGGATTGTATGTGATTGCTATTGTGCTGGTGTTATCGCAAAAAATGGGTGATTCAGTAGCTTGGATGCCATAATCTTTCAATTGTTGTTGTATCTAAAGCATCTGAGCACAACAACTCAAGGTACCGCTTCAGCGGTTGAAGTAGCAATTGATGTGTGTTTCTTACTGAGCCATGATATCAACCATCCGCCTAAAAACTGACATGAACCGGTTGTACTTTTTCTGTCGACTTTGCACCTCGCATAATCTGTGTCTGAGTACCCTACAAGATTGAGACTTGAATCTTTGGCATACCAAAGACCCACATTAGTGGTACGTTTAAGATAATTCAAGATACATTTAGAAGCAATATAATGGGATTGCATAGGTTTAGCTTGAAACCGTGCACATAAATAAACCGCAAACATAATGtttggtcggctggtagttaaGTATAGCAAAGAACCTATTAACCCTCTGTACATTCTTGTGTCCACAGAGATTCCCCCTTCATCTTTATCCAGTTTAATTGATGAGCTCATTGGGGTCGAAGCTTGAGAGCAattttccatgccaaatttctttagcatatCTCGAGCATATTTGGCTTGATTGATAAATATAACATTTTCGGACTGCTTGACTTGCAGTCCTAAAAAGTAatttaattctcccatcatgttCATCTCAAATTGCTCCTGcatcatcttagagaatctctcACATAACTTAGGGTTAGTtgatccaaaaataatatcgtCCACATATATTTGTACAAACAATGAATGATCATTTTTTGAGAATGTAAACAATGTTTTATCAACCGTTCCAATTGAGAAACCATGCTCAAGAAAGAATTTGGTTAatgtgtcataccatgctctcgGTTCCTGCTTCAGTCCATACAAAGCTTTGTCCAGTTTGTAAACATAATCAGGAAAAGTGTGATTAATAAACCCAGGTGGTTGTTCTACATGAACTTCCTCATTTAATAATCCATTCAAAAATGcagatttaacatccatttgttACACTTTAAAATCCTTATATGCTGCAAAAGACAGAAATATTATGATAGCTTCGAACATGGTAACAGGGGCAAATGattcatcaaaatcaattccTTCCTCCTGTCTATAACCCTGAGCTACTAGTCGAGCTTTGTTTCTTATGATTGAACCgttttcaatcattttttttCTATAAACCCATTTAGTTCCAACCACATGAGTGTTACTAGGCCGAGGGACTAGATGCCAAACTCTACTTCTTTCAAACTGATTAAGTTTTTCTTGCATGGCCTCTATCCAATTTGAGTCAAGTAATTCATCATCAATTTTCTTAGGTTCTATCTGAGAAACAAATGCAGCATGCATAACTTCATTTATAatttgatttctagttctaAGAGGAGCAGTAGGGTTACCAATGACCAGCTCAAGTGGATGATTCTTTTTCCACTGGAGACATGGTCCATATGGATTCGGCTCGGTTGGTTGAATGATTTCTTCTTCTTACTCCAGTGCTACTTCCATTTGTGTTTGTTGGAAATACTCTGGTTCGTTCACCTTTAAAATTGTCACCGAAGGTGATTGTTGGACCTTTGTAGATGATTACTTCTGACAGGAGATCTTTgtttccagtcatgtgtctggagcaGCCACTATCCAGAAACCAGATTGATTCTTCCTAGTTCTTCTTTTTAGATACCTAACATTATTGAAAAGAGAAATTGGTACCCTTCTCTATTGGGTCATGAGCTTATTAGACCCTTAGGGATCCACACTTGAATTATCCTGAAGGATTTTTCATGATGTGTCCTAAGAAGAGAGCTGTTATGTGCATAATCAGGTGGTGTATGCAGTGTCTTTTTCTTTCCAGTATGTTGTTTAGAACATCTGTCATTGTCACTCAACCGGTATCTCTTTTGAACAGGTCGGCTATTGTAGTAATGGTTCGGTCtattttttgaatgatttcCGGTTGATCCTGACTTTCTGCTGGCCCAACCTAAACTGTTGTGAAAGGTTGTATTAGACCTGCGTCTGAGCCATGATCGGTTGGTTTTAGCATTCTCAATTTCGACGTATCCTAAACCACATCTCCTTCTgttattttcaagatttacaTTCTGAGTGTCTTGATCTTCAGGTTTATCATGCTCATATATCGTACTAGATCTGACAAATTTAATTGGTTTTAAATTGACTTTTTCTTGTAGCGGTTGAGTTTGTGCTCCTGAGGTGCTGCATTCATTAATTCTATAACCTAGCCCGGTTCTGTCTTTGGCTGGCTTCTGCATTTCCTGCATCTTATTCAGAGAGACAGATGACTTGTTCCAAGTGTTGACTGTATTTATCAACCAttcgttttctttcaaagtAGCATGGAACAATCTTCGCAGATCATCATTCGCAGCCGTTAGCAGACTTAACTTTACTCTCAAACCGTTAACCTCTTTTTGCTGCGAACAGTAGGAGAGAGTTAACTTGTTTTCCAAGTTTTGTTTTTCTGTTTTGTATTCATTGAACTGCTGTGATAGCCTCTTAAACTCATCTACCATGTTGTGAAGTGCGGTGACAAGATCTACTCGTGTGAATTCATCAGAGTTAAAGTCAAATACCATTTCATCAGTAGATTGTTGATCTTCTTTGTCCATGAGACACTCAACTTTctcatcttcactttcacttGAAGATTCTTCAGAAATAGATTTTTCAGATTCTGGTTCAGCCCATTTGCCTTTGTATTCTTCTGCAACTAGGACTTGCTGACTCTTCTTTTTTATGAATCTTTTGTTGTCTTTAACTCGTCTTATGTCAcctgatttcttttcatcttttcttGGCCTATTGCATTTTGCAATAAACTGTCCtctctttccacagttaaaacaaGCTTTACCATAATCAGTATGGTCCTTGTTGAAGTGAGGTTATTCATCTGTGATTGATTCTTACGCATGAATTTACTGAATGTTTTAACAAATaaagacatggcatcattgcttaattGCTCGGCCGATTTCTTACTTGAGAACTATTCGACCGGAAGAGTCACTGTAGTAGCTAGCAGTGCCTTTGTTTGTTGCGATGTGGATGGATCCTCTTCAGTTCGTATTCTTATCTCGAACTCATACGCTTTAAGGTCGGTGAAGAGATCatgaagttccagtttgttcagatcttttgaTTCTCGCATTGCTAGTCTTTACATCTCATTCTCTGGGAAGAGCTCGCATAACTTTTAAAGCAATTTCCCTGTTGGAATATTCTTTCCCGAGTAAAGTGAGTTTGATGATGATGCTGCTGAACCGTTCGTCAAATTCTGTAAGAGTTTCTCCTGGCTTCATCTTTGCGTTGTCAAACTTCTTGATAGCCACGGTAAATTTGTTTTCCTTAGTCCGATCATTGCCTTCGCATAGTTGAGTaagtttttcccatatttcCTTCGCAGTAGTACAGGTCTTGATCTTGGCGAACATATTATTGTCCAGAGTTTTATAAAGAATATCTTTCGCAACGTTATCCAAATTTGCCTTCTTTTCATCCCCAGCTGTCCATTCAGATCTGTGCTTTTCAATCATCTGAGGAGCACCTTCAGTTATTGTTGCAGCTATATTCACCTTCAGAATTCTCATTGGCCCgtcagtgatgacataccacatatcGTCATCTTGGGCTGCTAAATGTGCCTGCATGCGAATTTTCCAATCGTCGTAATCTTCTTTAGAGAACATTGGAATTTTAATGAAAGAAGCCATAAGTGATTGAAAAGATGTCAGTGTTTGATAAAACCCTGATCACTTGTTGGGATcgggaaagagtttagagggcgtgaatgaactctttcaaattttcttatttaaaataagttttcaaacatttttaggcggttgaaaaTTATTTCTCAAATGGTTGGAAACTTGAACCACTGATGAATGCTTAAAACGGTTCACAATTTCCAATGACAGTTCAAACACTTTTAGCCAACTTAACAAATTGCGGTTAAAAAGGTAAGAGCTTGCCATAAGTAAATAACacaatttttatggatgttcggagattgaatactcctacgtcaccccttcttccctttCCAGGAAGGAttctactaaaagactttggctttACAACATATTTGCAACAGCCCACTCCAATCAGGAATTATTTCACTGCCTGTattggaactcttagtgatcactttacacttctggtaATTAAGAACACTCAGTTCACCAGATAACAAGACTAGATCAAATAACCAAAAGGTTACTGATGAGAATAAACGGTTTGGTGTGAGTAGCACAAAAATGATCCTAAGATGATCAAATGATTTGCTGTGAAAAACGTGCTGATTGAGCAAAGAAGTATGTAATCTTTTAGGAGCGCTCGGAGATCTTTTTAAGTATGCAAGCAAGCTGTGATTATCCTGTTGTAAAATCGAGAGAGTTTCTGCTAGCATACTCTTCCGTTAATATACACGATTTTATCAACGGTCGGAAAGGACATAGCAACGTTAATCTGATTCTCTGAACAGATGAGTCGCTGTCGTCTTTATGAGCATTAAATGTTCTTTAATGAACGCATTTAATCTTCCTTTTGCTCAGCACTGTTCTGAAGTACTTTTCTTGAGAAGTTCCTTTTATAGTAACTGTATTTAGCATCAGAACACGCAGTCTATACTTGGTCTCTCTTCTTTGGGATAGGATCATAAATGCGGATCATTCTTGGAgcagatgtatatatgttgacTTCAAGATGGTGTAATACTTTGAATGCATTAagccggtcagagaatgtctttgAGCAATAAGTGGTCCTTCTTAAATGATCCGGTTCTGATAGACGGTTGAAACTCCTTTGAGCTTTGTCCGGTTAGAAAGATACTCCATCATTTGAGCTGGACGGTCGAACTGATATATGTCACACATATGAACCGCAGAACTGTCTTGTTTTTGTCATAGGCAAAAATTCTTgggaataatattttctttaacattttccgcactagttatgattttaagtaatgttaaagatatttttacgatgatttatttatgagtgggttttgagaggttatagtatgggctatacttttcaaataatgtttttagatTGGTAAatcgtttgacgattttatactttaaactattttttttggatttttaattggtagttgattgtttatttttaaaatgatgtcaaataTAATTTAAGTAATGTTGTAGTGGTTCGGTCGAATGTTATGagaggtttttttaaaaaaaaatttgtacttttttaagaaaacgagtagCAGACATTTCAATATCCATACTCATGAAATCATTTATAATTTTACACAATGATCAATCACATATACACATTCATTCTTATCTACTTCATGTTCATACATTCATATTCGTGTTCGTGTTCACATTGCGAATTCTTAAACATAGTCCATATCATACAATGGAAATTTTAATCATAATAAGAATATATATAGCCTTCTATATTCGTAAAATGAGGATAATAGTAATACCGTAAACATAAAGACATACAGACGATCTGGAATTACAACAGATAAGAACAAATCCTTCAGGAATGAAAGAGAACAGAAGATGTTGCTAGCGTAAGAGAGCAAGAGCAAGTGGGTTGATTTAGACTCAGAGACCACCAACTCAGAACATGTATCCAGAGAGAGTGATGATGATTTACTCGAGTGCCTAATCATAAATGATCATATGAAATCCAACAATGatgaggtatttgactttactCAGATGAGTTTACACGAGATTACTGGAAATAGGCCACCAAAAAATCCTTAATCAAATAcctataatccgggatggaagAATCACCCAAACTTCTCATAGTCTAGCCAAAATCAAAATCAATAGATTTTTGTGAGACCACCACCTGGATTTGCACCGTAAGACAAGCAGTAGAGTTTGGAGGATTTCATGAATACTTTCATAtcatttgcaaaaaaaaaaaagattacaAAATCAAGATGATTCTGTTTGGAATTTTGAGAATCAGTTGAGACAATTGGCTAACATGGTGGATGGAAGAATTCAAGGAACTTTGCCAAGTGATACTAAAAAGAATCAAAGGAGCAAGCAAAGACTATAACACTCAGTAATGGAAAGAGATTGGTTTAGAGACGGAAACGACAAGGACAAAAAGAGCGACAAAAGTAAGTCTCCTATCACTACACATAGCATGCCATCCAAGAAAGTATCTATCCCCCTTTTCAACagcattgaaaaaaaaaaatcaaaggtAGAATCTTGTTTTGCTaagtttcttgaaaattttaagAAACTACAAATTAATATTCCATTTGTTGATTCTTTAATTCAAATTCCTAGTTATGCTAATTTTTTGAAGGAAACTTTATCTAATAAGATGGAATTGTAGAAACATGCGACAGTGAGTTTGACTATGGAGTTCTATgcaaatgtttaaaataaactgCCTCCAAAGTTAAAAGATCCAAGGATTTTTTCTAAACTTTGCACTATTGGTTCCATTTTCATTTACTAAAGCTTTATGTGACTTGGGTGCAAGTATTAACTTGATGGCTCTTTCTATTTTCAGGATCTTGGGATCGGGTGAGCCAAAGCCTAATACAATATCTTTGTAATTGGCGTACATCTACATCACTTATCCACAAGGAATCATTGAGGATGTGGTAGTAAAAGTGAATAAATTCATTTTGCCATTGGATTTTCTTGTGTTAGACATGGAGGAAGACTTGGACATGCCATTGATTTCGGGATGAACCTTCTTAGCTACTGGGAAAGAACTTGTTGTTGTCCAAATGGGCAAGTTGATCCTTCGAGTCGGAGAGGATCAAATcacttttaatgtttttaaagcTTTAAAGCTCCCACACAACGAGCACATTTGTTTTAGTATAGAAGTTATTAATGCTTTGTTTGTTGATTTTGTGCAAGGTACATTCAAGGACGTTTTAGACAAATGTCTAGTTGAA
It encodes:
- the LOC140840730 gene encoding uncharacterized protein, whose translation is MASFIKIPMFSKEDYDDWKIRMQAHLAAQDDDMWYVITDGPMRILKVNIAATITEGAPQMIEKHRSEWTAGDEKKANLDNVAKDILYKTLDNNMFAKIKTCTTAKEIWEKLTQLCEGNDRTKENKFTVAIKKFDNAKMKPGETLTEFDERFSSIIIKLTLLGKEYSNREIALKVMRALPRE